The proteins below come from a single Pedobacter aquae genomic window:
- the thrC gene encoding threonine synthase — MKLYSTKNHHLSVDFKTAVFNSLPADNGLYMPTTIPVLDENIIAGWDKKSLPEIAFDLAYALLKDDISAEALKAIVDDAANFEAPLHPLADDVFILELFHGPSLAFKDFGGRFMSRIMAHFLKEEEKEIRILVATSGDTGGAVALGFLNVPGIKVTILYPKGKVSLIQELQLTTNGNNIEAVEIDGTFDDCQAMVKQAFHDEELNAKFNLTSANSINISRLIPQMFYYANTYARLKQQFEHITFVTPSGNFGNIAAGMLASKMGVPIKQFIAATNSNDIVPQYLKTGVYTAKPSVQTLANAMDVGNPSNFVRILDMFDKDKTKLEAAFDAVAFDDDAIKVAIKEVYQEKQYIMCPHTATGYLAVKEAKAKNQLDKHAYVVLATAHPCKFPDVFEELHIPYEVPAQVAELYHKAKHQIVMDNSYQNFKDYLLSQS; from the coding sequence ATGAAACTATACAGTACCAAAAACCATCATTTATCGGTTGATTTTAAGACAGCAGTTTTCAATAGCCTTCCGGCAGATAATGGTTTATATATGCCTACCACTATCCCAGTTTTAGATGAAAATATCATTGCTGGTTGGGATAAGAAATCTTTACCAGAAATTGCTTTCGATTTAGCCTATGCTTTATTAAAAGATGATATTTCTGCCGAAGCTTTAAAAGCTATTGTAGATGATGCTGCAAATTTTGAGGCTCCTTTACATCCTTTAGCTGATGATGTTTTTATTCTAGAGTTATTCCATGGTCCGTCTTTAGCCTTTAAAGATTTTGGAGGGCGTTTCATGAGCCGTATCATGGCGCATTTCTTAAAGGAAGAGGAAAAAGAAATCAGGATTTTAGTAGCTACCTCTGGCGATACAGGAGGTGCAGTAGCCTTAGGTTTTTTAAATGTACCGGGTATAAAAGTTACCATTCTTTACCCAAAAGGTAAGGTAAGTTTAATACAAGAATTGCAATTAACTACCAATGGTAATAATATAGAAGCCGTAGAAATTGATGGTACTTTTGATGATTGCCAAGCTATGGTAAAGCAAGCTTTTCATGATGAAGAGTTAAATGCTAAGTTTAATCTTACCTCTGCAAATTCTATCAATATCAGCAGGTTAATACCTCAAATGTTTTACTATGCCAATACTTATGCCCGCTTAAAGCAACAGTTTGAGCATATTACTTTTGTTACGCCAAGTGGTAACTTCGGTAATATAGCGGCTGGTATGTTAGCTTCTAAAATGGGTGTGCCTATAAAACAATTTATAGCAGCTACAAATAGTAATGATATTGTTCCTCAGTATTTAAAAACTGGCGTTTATACGGCAAAACCTTCCGTACAAACCTTAGCTAACGCTATGGATGTTGGTAATCCTAGTAATTTTGTAAGGATACTAGATATGTTTGATAAGGATAAAACTAAACTAGAAGCAGCATTTGATGCTGTAGCATTTGATGATGATGCTATCAAAGTGGCAATCAAAGAAGTTTATCAGGAAAAGCAATATATCATGTGCCCACATACGGCTACTGGTTATTTAGCAGTAAAAGAGGCCAAGGCAAAAAACCAATTAGATAAGCATGCTTATGTAGTTTTGGCTACGGCACATCCTTGCAAATTCCCTGATGTTTTTGAGGAATTGCACATTCCTTATGAAGTACCTGCACAAGTAGCAGAGCTATATCATAAAGCAAAACATCAAATTGTGATGGATAACAGCTATCAAAACTTTAAGGATTATTTGTTATCGCAATCATAA
- a CDS encoding outer membrane beta-barrel protein: MLQPIRFWLILSIITISLQVFSQNLPVNAPGIIKGRVLDIKTNLPIPFAALSLTDSVSTPKSLQNDLEGNFTINNLKPGSYTLKISYVGYQNKAITQIAITDTRFEIDLGDILLNANDKLLNEVVVTYQKPVVEMHDDKLVYNISETIAGEGSVAADVLKNVPMVSVDIDGKATIAGRRNTRIFIDGKPSDYSANSIGELLSILPSDALESIEVITDPSSKFDADGDGIINIVMKKGRKVGLTGTLSSRFGTLGNHNAGAFLSSKGKKLSFNANAGYSHALRLSDANSNRTNNVFDTNGAIDTTFFNDQTNNAERITDGVDSRVSITYQPDSAQVLKATLRGSYNDGFSESFSDNLSLTEERIERNLLRQNNTNGNNSYDFVMDADYTLRGKNKQNYTVGINYNRNNYTDLRDFSRFSYRPDGTLRNPEPTLQQNSNNNVGSNLELNLDYDKTFKFLNTRLETGFKINLNNSDENQLAQRFDYDVNEYVVNDALTNAFLFKQNVYASYLTARFRIKKWSIRAGTRAELTNINFIQENMPNADFKPYMSFFPSLAVTRSFSKTMRGGLNYSRRITRPRAFALNPLIDNSDSLNIRFGNINLRPSFTDQYEANITFFGKGWSVSPRISYAISSRIIERIKTPIAGTNGTETTYLNLGNSSSINFNTFANYQIDKTKNMNAGFTVSRVSYESAANSRLNNTGIAVRANAGMSYSFDKSTAMEANLNYIRNVSAQGIVNGYLESQFGFKRNFLKNRMSARVTMVDPFSERNFSSITQGQTFFQESFSLQRTRNFMAALSYRFTKINGGNTKAVIPKKRVNP, translated from the coding sequence TTGCTTCAACCTATACGTTTTTGGCTGATACTTTCTATTATTACGATTAGTTTACAGGTATTTTCGCAAAATTTACCAGTAAATGCACCAGGTATTATTAAAGGAAGAGTTTTAGATATTAAAACCAATCTTCCTATTCCTTTTGCTGCATTAAGCTTAACCGATAGCGTTTCTACGCCAAAATCATTACAGAATGATTTGGAAGGTAATTTCACGATCAATAATTTAAAACCTGGTAGCTATACTTTAAAAATATCTTATGTGGGCTATCAGAATAAAGCCATTACCCAAATAGCCATTACTGATACCCGTTTCGAGATTGATTTAGGCGATATCCTCCTCAATGCTAATGATAAACTATTGAATGAGGTTGTGGTAACCTATCAAAAACCTGTGGTTGAAATGCATGACGATAAATTGGTTTATAACATCTCTGAAACCATAGCTGGTGAGGGTAGCGTTGCCGCCGATGTTTTGAAAAACGTACCTATGGTGAGTGTGGATATAGATGGAAAAGCTACCATTGCCGGCAGAAGAAATACCCGGATTTTTATTGATGGCAAACCCTCAGATTATTCTGCAAATAGTATAGGCGAGTTATTGAGTATTTTACCTTCAGACGCTTTAGAAAGTATAGAAGTTATTACAGACCCCTCTTCTAAATTTGATGCTGATGGCGATGGTATCATCAATATTGTGATGAAAAAAGGTCGTAAAGTGGGCTTAACAGGCACTTTATCTTCCAGATTTGGCACTTTAGGAAATCATAATGCAGGTGCTTTTTTATCTTCAAAAGGCAAAAAATTATCTTTTAATGCCAATGCAGGTTATTCACATGCTTTAAGATTATCTGATGCCAATTCTAACAGAACCAATAATGTTTTTGATACTAATGGCGCTATTGATACTACTTTTTTTAACGACCAAACAAATAATGCAGAGCGTATTACTGATGGTGTAGACAGTAGAGTATCTATAACTTACCAACCAGATTCTGCACAAGTTTTAAAGGCAACCCTTAGAGGTAGTTATAATGATGGTTTTAGCGAAAGTTTTTCTGATAACTTATCTCTTACAGAAGAAAGAATAGAAAGAAATCTATTAAGGCAAAATAATACTAATGGAAATAATAGTTATGATTTTGTGATGGATGCCGATTATACGCTAAGAGGAAAAAACAAACAGAATTATACCGTAGGCATCAATTACAATAGAAATAACTATACTGATTTAAGAGACTTTTCTAGATTTTCTTACCGACCAGATGGAACTTTAAGGAATCCAGAACCTACCCTACAACAAAATAGCAACAACAATGTAGGCTCTAACCTAGAACTAAACCTTGATTACGATAAGACTTTTAAATTTTTAAATACGCGTTTAGAAACGGGTTTTAAAATCAACCTTAACAACTCAGACGAAAATCAGTTAGCGCAACGCTTTGATTATGATGTGAATGAATATGTGGTAAATGATGCTTTAACCAATGCCTTTTTGTTTAAGCAAAATGTTTACGCCAGCTATTTAACAGCCAGATTTAGGATAAAAAAATGGAGTATAAGAGCTGGAACAAGAGCTGAGCTTACCAATATCAACTTTATACAAGAAAATATGCCTAATGCTGATTTTAAACCTTACATGAGCTTTTTCCCAAGTTTAGCCGTTACCCGGAGTTTTTCTAAAACCATGCGTGGTGGTTTAAATTACAGCAGAAGAATTACCAGACCCAGAGCTTTTGCCCTAAACCCTTTGATAGATAATTCTGACTCTTTAAATATCCGTTTCGGAAATATCAATTTAAGACCTTCTTTTACAGACCAATACGAAGCTAATATTACCTTTTTTGGTAAAGGCTGGTCGGTTTCGCCAAGAATTAGTTATGCCATTTCTAGCAGGATTATAGAGCGTATTAAAACCCCTATTGCAGGTACCAATGGTACAGAGACTACTTATTTAAACTTAGGAAATAGCAGCTCTATAAATTTCAACACTTTCGCAAATTACCAAATAGATAAAACCAAGAATATGAATGCCGGCTTTACGGTGAGTAGGGTAAGTTATGAATCGGCTGCTAATTCGCGTTTAAATAATACAGGTATAGCGGTAAGAGCTAATGCAGGCATGAGCTATAGTTTTGATAAATCTACAGCCATGGAAGCTAATCTTAACTATATCAGAAATGTTTCTGCACAGGGCATAGTAAATGGCTATTTAGAAAGTCAGTTTGGTTTTAAACGTAATTTCTTAAAGAATAGAATGAGTGCCCGCGTAACCATGGTAGACCCATTTAGCGAGCGTAATTTTAGTTCTATCACCCAAGGGCAAACTTTTTTCCAAGAAAGCTTTTCGCTTCAAAGAACCCGTAATTTTATGGCGGCCTTAAGCTATCGCTTTACTAAAATAAATGGCGGTAACACCAAAGCGGTTATCCCTAAAAAGAGGGTTAATCCATAG
- a CDS encoding TonB-dependent receptor domain-containing protein, whose product MLLKSSTLCNNAVTLAGLVKHWLNFRVLNRKLKLNMRFYSPLFVLILVFIALTTQIFAQTPISVQIKGKVVDAKSSAILDFATIKLLKADNNPFKATQSNLEGNFTFNDINEAGNFKISISFVGYNTLSRTITITNQKVIDLGILKLNKNADAVLNEVVVTGKKDVIQLGIDRKVFNADQSLATQGGTAADLLATVPSVQVDLDGNVSLRGTSNVRILIDGKPSTFGGSDVNAILQSLPANAIDKVELITNPSSKYDVEGQSGIINIVLKKNQRLGVNGNVNTSAGRFNNYNFNTGLNFRNEKWNFSGNYSLRSGDRIGFGSNNTRFLSTNNTSAFTTASQNTLRSDLTNTLKLGVERYFTPKTSLAISGNLNVGNEDARETLNQFFFNSNGDLQDRGPGENINTEDGYGYDLNVDFFHKFKNPGEELSTNFSYGKSNENDFENIVQQFFNSQGGLSDRLGVNRRNDVAQDNRNFNIQLDYIKPFSKTSKLEAGYRTTLRYSDEDQVSDTLVANFNSYNRDFDLTSLFEMEEFVHAVYSNYQKQFTENFGAQVGLRAEQAYLNTNFSRADINGTPNSAPGRLDYFRLYPSIFLTQKLKGNNQLQLSYSRRVNRPRGWQINPFPDVADRYNIRIGNPNLRPEDIHSFEFGYAKFWKAVTLTSSLYYRQVNDVVQSIRQQNPDQNGGTISRWFNIARNQSFGLELISRADIAKGFNITGNLNFFQTYFTGDASLGINDNDGFNWNGNLTSQMTITKKLSAQANLFYMAPRVMSQGRMKEMIAMDAGIKYDVLNKKGSIGLNLQDVFNSRRFGMLTDNGQFIQEFERRRQGQMYNLSFSYRFGKMENNQRRNNKRPENTGGGMGEESF is encoded by the coding sequence GTGTTGCTGAAAAGCAGCACTTTATGTAATAATGCGGTTACCTTAGCAGGTTTGGTTAAACACTGGCTTAACTTTCGAGTTCTAAACAGAAAACTTAAACTTAACATGCGTTTTTACTCTCCATTATTTGTTCTAATCTTAGTATTTATTGCGCTTACTACACAAATTTTTGCTCAAACACCCATTTCTGTTCAGATAAAAGGTAAAGTTGTAGATGCTAAATCTTCTGCCATATTAGATTTTGCCACTATTAAACTTTTAAAAGCAGATAATAACCCTTTCAAAGCTACACAAAGCAACTTAGAAGGTAATTTTACTTTTAACGATATTAATGAGGCAGGCAATTTTAAAATCAGCATTAGCTTTGTAGGTTATAATACGCTTAGTAGAACTATTACCATCACCAATCAAAAAGTAATTGACTTAGGTATTTTAAAACTTAATAAAAATGCTGATGCTGTGCTTAATGAAGTTGTTGTAACGGGTAAAAAAGATGTTATACAATTAGGTATAGATAGGAAAGTATTTAATGCCGACCAAAGTTTGGCTACACAAGGTGGTACTGCCGCAGATTTATTGGCTACTGTACCTTCTGTACAAGTAGATTTAGATGGTAATGTAAGTTTAAGAGGCACAAGTAATGTGCGTATTCTTATTGATGGTAAACCATCTACTTTTGGCGGTAGCGATGTTAATGCTATCCTGCAATCTTTACCCGCTAATGCGATAGACAAAGTTGAATTGATTACCAATCCTTCTTCTAAATATGACGTAGAAGGGCAATCTGGAATTATCAATATCGTACTTAAAAAGAACCAGCGTTTGGGTGTTAATGGTAATGTTAATACATCTGCAGGTAGGTTTAATAATTACAACTTTAATACAGGTTTAAACTTTAGAAATGAAAAGTGGAACTTCTCTGGTAATTACTCTTTAAGAAGCGGAGATAGAATTGGTTTTGGCTCTAATAACACCAGATTTTTGAGCACCAATAATACCAGCGCATTTACTACTGCTAGCCAAAACACTTTAAGATCAGACTTAACAAACACTCTAAAACTAGGTGTAGAAAGATACTTTACCCCAAAAACTAGCTTAGCTATTTCTGGGAATCTTAACGTAGGAAATGAAGATGCTAGGGAAACGCTTAACCAGTTTTTCTTTAATAGCAACGGAGATTTACAAGACCGCGGACCAGGTGAAAACATCAATACAGAAGATGGTTATGGTTATGATTTAAATGTTGATTTTTTCCATAAGTTTAAAAACCCTGGTGAGGAACTAAGTACCAATTTCTCCTACGGAAAAAGCAATGAAAATGATTTTGAAAACATTGTGCAACAGTTTTTCAATAGTCAAGGCGGACTTTCTGATAGGCTAGGCGTTAACCGTCGTAACGATGTTGCACAAGACAATAGAAATTTTAATATTCAGCTAGATTATATCAAACCATTTTCTAAAACCAGTAAGCTAGAAGCGGGCTACCGCACCACCTTAAGATATAGTGATGAAGACCAAGTATCAGACACTTTAGTGGCTAATTTCAATTCTTATAACAGAGATTTTGATTTAACTAGTTTGTTTGAGATGGAAGAATTTGTACATGCTGTTTATAGTAATTATCAAAAACAATTTACTGAAAATTTTGGAGCACAAGTTGGTTTAAGGGCAGAACAAGCTTATTTAAACACCAATTTTAGCAGAGCAGATATTAATGGAACGCCAAATTCTGCACCCGGCAGGTTAGATTATTTCAGACTGTATCCTAGTATATTTTTAACTCAAAAACTTAAAGGAAATAATCAATTACAGCTAAGTTATTCTAGAAGAGTAAACAGGCCAAGAGGCTGGCAAATTAACCCTTTCCCAGATGTTGCAGACAGGTATAACATCAGAATCGGAAATCCTAATTTAAGACCAGAAGACATTCATTCTTTCGAGTTTGGTTATGCTAAATTTTGGAAAGCTGTTACCTTAACATCTTCCCTTTATTACAGACAGGTAAATGATGTTGTACAAAGTATCAGACAACAAAACCCTGATCAAAATGGAGGTACTATTTCCAGATGGTTTAACATTGCCAGAAATCAATCTTTTGGTTTAGAATTAATCAGCAGGGCTGATATTGCTAAAGGCTTTAATATTACCGGTAACTTAAACTTCTTCCAAACCTATTTTACGGGCGATGCTAGTTTAGGTATTAATGATAACGATGGCTTTAACTGGAATGGTAATTTAACATCGCAAATGACCATTACCAAAAAGCTATCGGCGCAAGCCAATTTATTTTACATGGCTCCAAGGGTAATGTCGCAAGGCAGAATGAAGGAAATGATTGCCATGGATGCCGGTATCAAATACGATGTGTTGAATAAAAAAGGAAGTATTGGCCTTAACTTGCAAGACGTTTTTAACAGCAGAAGATTTGGCATGTTAACAGATAACGGCCAGTTTATACAAGAATTTGAGCGTAGAAGACAAGGCCAAATGTATAATTTAAGCTTTAGCTATCGTTTTGGTAAAATGGAAAATAACCAAAGAAGAAATAACAAAAGACCAGAAAATACCGGAGGTGGCATGGGCGAAGAAAGCTTTTAA
- a CDS encoding ATP-dependent Clp protease adaptor ClpS gives MAGTQTQEETFTLDEILSSLKTVHRLILWNDEVNTFDHVIYCLMKYLDYSENQADKIAWTVHNEGKCAILEGSLTEMEVYRKILKQEGLTVSVD, from the coding sequence ATGGCAGGTACACAAACACAAGAAGAGACCTTTACCCTTGACGAGATTTTAAGCTCTTTAAAAACGGTACACCGATTAATATTATGGAATGACGAGGTGAATACTTTTGACCACGTTATCTATTGCTTGATGAAATATCTGGATTATTCTGAAAACCAAGCCGATAAAATTGCATGGACGGTACACAACGAAGGTAAATGTGCTATTTTGGAAGGTTCTTTAACAGAGATGGAAGTTTACCGTAAAATCTTAAAACAGGAAGGTTTAACCGTTTCTGTTGATTAA
- a CDS encoding helix-turn-helix domain-containing protein, with protein sequence MLENLGFEIIDDKKSKLIDAIKTQIIELIHHQKEALHINLSDFLSRQLKHDYSYLSNLFSEKEGITIEKYFITQKIEKVKELLIYDELSLSEIAYQLNYSSVAHLSSQFKKVTGLTPSFFKNLKGNKRIEIEKL encoded by the coding sequence TTGTTAGAAAATTTAGGTTTCGAAATTATTGATGATAAAAAAAGCAAATTGATTGATGCTATTAAAACACAAATTATTGAATTGATACATCACCAAAAGGAAGCCTTACACATAAACTTAAGCGATTTTTTAAGTAGACAATTGAAACACGATTACAGTTACCTGAGTAATTTATTTTCTGAGAAAGAAGGCATTACAATAGAAAAATACTTCATCACCCAAAAGATAGAAAAAGTTAAAGAGCTATTGATTTACGATGAATTATCGCTTTCTGAAATAGCTTACCAACTAAATTATAGCAGCGTGGCGCACTTAAGTAGCCAGTTTAAAAAAGTAACTGGTCTAACACCAAGTTTCTTTAAAAACCTAAAAGGGAATAAGCGCATAGAGATTGAAAAACTCTAA
- a CDS encoding IS4 family transposase yields the protein MVNVTLFSQIISKLERSKFNKLVSTSQSDKHNKGYTSWTHLVSMLFCQFAKSQSVRDISNGLRSATGNLNHLGIQKAPSKSSVSYQNKHRDYNIFKSYYFILLESLGQQAGFKQIKFRIKSKIFLLDSTTISLCLSLFDWARYKTAKGAVKLHTLLDYDGNLPAYVNITNGKTADNKGAYDVPLHKGSVIVADRFYNDFALLNVWDSNGVFFVIRHKENLQYTTVKENILPENRHKNILIDEIIELKTTKSKDSYPKNLRRVAVWDDKNEQTIEIITNQMYWTANTISELYKSRWQIEIFFREIKQNLHIKSFIGTTENAVMIQIWTALITILILKALKAMAKYGWQLSNLIAFIRLNIFVKINLQNWLDRPFEEPDELKDKQVIQGVLF from the coding sequence ATGGTAAATGTAACACTATTCTCCCAAATCATATCAAAACTTGAGCGTTCAAAGTTCAACAAACTGGTATCTACATCTCAGAGCGACAAACATAATAAAGGTTATACAAGCTGGACACATCTAGTATCGATGTTGTTCTGCCAGTTTGCCAAAAGCCAATCGGTACGTGATATTAGTAACGGTCTTCGTTCAGCTACTGGCAACCTCAATCATTTAGGTATTCAAAAAGCTCCATCTAAATCTAGTGTAAGCTATCAGAACAAGCACAGGGACTATAACATCTTCAAGTCCTATTATTTCATACTGTTAGAAAGTTTGGGACAGCAGGCAGGCTTTAAACAAATAAAGTTCAGGATTAAGTCCAAAATCTTCCTGTTAGACTCCACTACTATCAGTCTGTGTCTTTCTCTATTTGATTGGGCCAGGTACAAAACAGCTAAAGGAGCGGTTAAACTGCATACTCTGCTTGATTATGATGGCAATCTACCAGCATATGTCAATATTACCAACGGCAAAACTGCGGATAACAAAGGAGCTTATGATGTGCCTTTACACAAAGGAAGTGTTATTGTTGCAGACCGATTCTATAATGACTTTGCCCTGCTGAATGTTTGGGACAGCAACGGCGTATTTTTTGTGATCAGACATAAAGAAAACCTCCAATATACTACAGTTAAGGAAAATATATTGCCGGAGAACAGGCATAAGAATATCCTGATTGACGAGATTATTGAGCTTAAAACCACAAAATCAAAGGACAGCTATCCCAAAAACTTAAGAAGAGTGGCTGTTTGGGATGATAAAAATGAACAAACTATAGAAATTATTACCAATCAAATGTATTGGACAGCAAACACCATCAGTGAGCTTTATAAAAGCAGATGGCAGATTGAAATCTTTTTTAGAGAGATCAAACAGAACCTGCATATCAAATCATTTATCGGAACCACAGAAAATGCCGTGATGATACAGATATGGACAGCGCTAATTACCATCCTCATCCTTAAAGCACTTAAAGCAATGGCTAAATATGGATGGCAGCTCTCCAACCTTATCGCATTTATCAGACTTAACATATTTGTGAAAATAAATCTACAGAATTGGCTCGATAGGCCTTTTGAAGAACCCGATGAGCTAAAAGATAAACAAGTTATTCAAGGGGTTCTTTTCTGA
- the purD gene encoding phosphoribosylamine--glycine ligase, whose protein sequence is MNILILGSGGRESTFAWKISQSPLCEKLFIAPGNAGTQQYGKNVNIKATDFDAIKAFVLQNEVNLVLVGPEEPLVKGIHDYFLADEDLKNIPVIGPKKDGAQLEGSKDFSKNFMEKYKIPTAASHTFTVDTLKEGLTYLKHHPLPVVLKADGLAAGKGVLICSTLEEAQTELKLMLEDAKFGEASSKVVIEEFLTGIELSVFVLSDGKDYIVLPEAKDYKRIGEGDTGLNTGGMGSVSPVPFADATFMKKVEDSIVIPTVDGLKAENIDYKGFIFIGLMNVNGEPYVIEYNCRMGDPETESVFLRIESDVVEMLKAVAEERIAGYELKISPKTAATIVVVAGGYPGEYLKGKAITGIENVEESMVFHAGTELENGIIKTNGGRVLTVSTLQDDIFTALQQATADAGRIYFDAANFRKDIGFDLI, encoded by the coding sequence ATGAATATCCTAATCCTTGGTTCTGGCGGAAGAGAGAGCACCTTCGCCTGGAAAATTTCTCAAAGTCCTTTATGTGAAAAATTATTTATTGCACCCGGAAACGCCGGTACACAGCAATATGGCAAAAATGTAAACATAAAAGCTACAGATTTTGACGCTATCAAAGCTTTTGTACTTCAAAATGAGGTAAACTTAGTATTGGTTGGACCAGAAGAACCCTTAGTAAAAGGTATTCACGATTATTTTTTAGCCGATGAGGATTTAAAAAACATCCCTGTTATAGGGCCTAAAAAAGATGGTGCACAGCTAGAAGGCAGTAAAGATTTCTCTAAAAACTTTATGGAGAAATATAAAATCCCAACTGCCGCTTCTCATACTTTTACAGTTGATACTTTAAAGGAAGGTTTAACTTATCTAAAGCACCATCCACTACCAGTAGTTTTAAAAGCCGATGGCTTAGCGGCTGGTAAAGGCGTTTTAATTTGCAGCACTTTAGAAGAAGCACAAACAGAATTAAAACTGATGCTGGAAGATGCTAAGTTTGGCGAAGCCAGCTCTAAGGTAGTGATAGAAGAATTTTTAACAGGTATAGAGCTTTCTGTCTTTGTTTTAAGTGATGGTAAAGATTATATCGTTTTACCAGAAGCTAAAGATTATAAGAGAATAGGCGAAGGAGATACAGGTTTAAATACAGGCGGAATGGGTTCTGTATCGCCAGTACCTTTTGCTGATGCAACTTTTATGAAAAAGGTAGAGGATAGCATTGTTATCCCTACGGTAGACGGATTAAAAGCAGAAAATATTGACTACAAAGGCTTTATATTTATTGGCTTAATGAATGTAAACGGAGAGCCTTATGTGATAGAATATAATTGCCGTATGGGCGACCCAGAAACAGAAAGTGTTTTCTTAAGAATAGAAAGCGATGTAGTAGAGATGCTAAAGGCTGTTGCCGAGGAAAGAATTGCCGGATATGAGTTAAAAATCTCTCCGAAAACAGCTGCTACTATCGTGGTTGTTGCGGGTGGTTATCCCGGCGAATACCTTAAAGGAAAAGCTATTACAGGGATAGAAAACGTAGAGGAGTCTATGGTGTTTCATGCTGGTACCGAATTAGAAAACGGAATCATTAAAACCAATGGAGGTAGAGTATTAACCGTTAGTACTTTACAGGATGATATTTTTACCGCTTTACAACAAGCTACCGCAGATGCTGGAAGAATTTACTTTGACGCTGCTAATTTTAGAAAAGATATAGGTTTTGATTTGATATAG
- a CDS encoding TlpA disulfide reductase family protein, which yields MKKILLGLLLQVPVLAFAQFSLKGEFSAASQNKKLYFIHIQNNAEVIDSAVVNNGKFSFNLDLKEPSVAVLLLQHEGNALKDKGPKDVYRFFIEPGNATLTAKDSIAQAKVNGLTIFKEDVAYKTATQASESKLIALNKEFAALAPEKKAKQETIESFQGRYLNLLEERKAQIINFIKANPQSYISLYAFNQDLGIDDMEYSQAESLFSGLQDKVKKYALAAVIKQKLDIAKVTGIGAMATDFEEKTPEGIPLKLSSYKGQYVLLDFWASWCGPCRKENPFVVSAYEKYKDKGFTILGVSIDTDRNAWQKAIKTDNLMWAQLIDSTTEISKIYGIDAIPKNFLIDPSGKIVAKNLRGGALEDKLKEIFDKK from the coding sequence ATGAAAAAAATACTCTTAGGCTTGCTATTGCAGGTTCCGGTTTTAGCTTTTGCACAGTTTAGCCTTAAAGGCGAGTTTTCTGCTGCGAGTCAAAATAAGAAGCTATACTTTATCCATATCCAAAATAATGCAGAGGTGATAGATTCGGCCGTGGTTAATAACGGGAAATTTAGTTTCAATCTTGATTTAAAAGAACCTAGTGTTGCCGTTTTACTATTACAGCATGAAGGAAATGCTTTAAAAGATAAAGGACCAAAAGACGTTTACCGCTTTTTTATTGAGCCAGGAAATGCCACCCTTACCGCAAAAGATTCTATTGCACAAGCTAAGGTAAATGGCTTAACCATTTTTAAGGAAGATGTGGCTTACAAAACTGCTACACAGGCATCAGAAAGCAAATTAATTGCTTTAAATAAAGAGTTTGCAGCTTTAGCACCAGAGAAAAAAGCCAAACAAGAAACCATTGAAAGTTTCCAAGGGCGCTATTTAAATCTGCTGGAAGAGAGAAAAGCGCAAATCATCAACTTCATAAAAGCAAATCCTCAATCTTACATCAGTTTGTATGCTTTTAATCAGGATTTGGGTATTGATGATATGGAGTATAGCCAAGCAGAAAGCTTATTTAGTGGTTTACAAGATAAGGTTAAGAAATATGCTTTAGCTGCTGTTATCAAGCAGAAATTAGACATTGCGAAGGTAACTGGCATTGGCGCTATGGCAACAGATTTTGAGGAAAAAACACCTGAAGGTATCCCGCTTAAATTATCATCCTACAAAGGTCAATATGTATTATTAGATTTTTGGGCATCATGGTGTGGCCCTTGTCGCAAAGAAAATCCTTTTGTAGTGAGCGCTTACGAAAAGTATAAAGATAAAGGCTTTACTATTTTAGGTGTTTCTATAGATACAGATAGAAATGCATGGCAAAAAGCTATTAAAACAGATAATTTGATGTGGGCTCAACTGATAGATTCTACTACAGAGATTTCTAAAATTTATGGTATTGATGCTATTCCTAAGAACTTTTTGATAGACCCTAGCGGTAAAATAGTAGCTAAAAATTTAAGAGGCGGAGCTTTAGAAGATAAACTCAAAGAGATTTTTGATAAGAAATAA